In Bernardetia litoralis DSM 6794, the genomic window TGAAAGAACTGTCAAAGTTAAAAAATTCTATTTTACTTTTTCTTCATATAAAATAACACTTTTTTCATTTTCAAGACTCATACTTGGAGTACCATTATATTCTGAAATCTTTCCTGTTACACAAATTGTTTTTCCTTTCAAATACTCTTCGGGATTATAAGAAAAATTCTTAACATTGTCAGCAAAAATAGATATTGAAAAAACTTGATTTGGAAAAGCTCTATCTAAATTTATAAAAACATTTCCTTTACTAGACAATTTGGTACTGACAACTGTGCCACAAACAGTATTTTTTTTATTTGACTTTGTATGATACTTAGCTTGACTAGTATTAAAATATCCTCTCGGCAAAGACATTGCATCTATAGGTTTTACATCTTGTTGTTCAGCATCAGGTATAAACATTGTTCCATCAGTCATTGATTCTACTTTATTTTCTAATTCATCATCAAGCTTTGAAAAAAAATTTATCTGAGTTAGTTTTTCAATCTCATCAATAGAAGTTGTAAAACTAGTCAGTAATTGATTAGAAGATGTATTTGGAAGTAAGAAAGCAATGCCACGATTATTTTTCAAATCTATAGCAATTTTGGCATATTGTCTTGGAATAGCTACTTTATTTATACCTCGTTCTACTTTAGGCAAATTTTGAATGAGAATAGGAAGAGTAACTACATAAAGTGAAGTCTTATTTTTGATAACATAAGCTCTAAAAGCATTTTCCAAATGCGCCCAAATTTCTCTATTAAATTCAGCTTTTTGAGGACTCATATTAGAATAAAAAAAAGATTCTGAAAGTGCTTTTTCAGACCAACGAAAATCAGCCGATGGAGCTAAATGTCCTCTATCATAACCAAATCCATCATATTCTAATTTTCCATTTTCTAAAGAATCTACTAAAAAATAATCTTTTTGTTGCGAAGAACCTGTGCTTACTTTTTCATCTTCCCTAAAATCATTACTGCGTCCAAAACTTGTTTGAGTAATATCTGGAGTAATAATATGTGCAACCCATCTAGCCTGTTCAAACTCTTCTGCATAGCCCAATACCATAGCTGAATGTGTAACTATCTCATCCTCAAAATCAGACTTAGGGAGTCCAACTATATTCAAATCTTCAATTATTTTAAGAAGTTTTAAGCTATCTAAATTATTTTTTGTTTGAATTAATTTTTGTTTTAAATTTTCTTGCTCTTGCTCGTAAGTTTGTATTTTTTTATTTAGATTTTGTGCTTTTGCAGCAGAGAAATAAAATAATACAATTAGAGAAATTATAAAATATTTCATTTTGAAAAAAATTTAATTACAGAATATTTAAAGTGGATAAAAAAATATTAAATCTTAATTTTAAGATTTATGGAAAATATCAATAATTTTATAGGAAGCCCTATAACTAATAAAGAAAGTTTGAAAGTTCAAAGATACTCTTCTTATACTAGAATAAATGCACAAAATCATAACTTTCTTGTCTCATTTATTTTATTGATAGCCAAATATAGGCTATTTTTTATTCTATAATAACCAAATTCTCAACTACTTTTCTTAATTTTGCACTTTATAAATTTTCAGTTTGTCTTTACTATCTTCTTTTTTTGCTAAAAAATAGCTATTCAGAAGATTTATTCTAAAAAAACATGGCAAGTACTTCAGATATTAAAAATGGTCTTTGTATTGAATTCAATAATGGAATCTATATAATAACCGAATTTTTGCACGTAAAACCAGGTAAAGGTCCTGCGTTTGTACGTACCAAAATGAGAAACGTAGTTACAGGACGTGTACTTGATAATACATTTTCGGCAGGACACAAAATAACGACGGTTCGTGTAGAGCGTCGCCCTTATCAGTATTTATATCAAGATGATAATAGTTTCCACTTTATGCACAAAGATACTTATGAACAAACTTTTGTGCCTTCTGATGCAATAGAACGTTCAGAATTTTTGAAAGAGGGAATGATTGTAGAAATGATGGTACATGCCGAAACAGAAGAAATTCTGACGTGTGATGTACCAGGTTATGTAGAACTTTTGGTAACTTACAGCGAACCAGGAGTAAAAGGAGATACAGCAACCAATGCAACCAAACCAGCAACTTTAGAAACAGGTGCAGAAATTCAAGTTCCTTTATTTATCAATGAAGGAGATTTGATAAAAATAAATACGGCAGAACGTTCGTATATGGAACGTATTCGTAATAAATAAGACAATTCAAGAATTTAATAAATGGTTTTTGAAAGTATTTTGATAGATACTTCTCAAAAACCGTTTTTTCTTGCTATTTTTAGGGCAATAAATAAAAAATATTCATTACTGACCTAACACAATTTTACTCACACTAAAAGCTATATTTTATGAGCATGAAACCAAAAGAACTTCAAGAACTTATCGAATTCATCAATCAAACAGGATTAGAAGAGGTAAAAATAGAAACAGATAAATTTAAAGTTAGTGTAAAAAGAAGCCCCGAAAATGTCGTTTCTGCACAACCTGTTCAACAATATACACAACAAGTTGCGCCAGTACAACAACCAATTGCACAACAACAAGCTCCTGCAACAACACCACAAGCAGAAACAAAACAAGAAGAAAAAGAACCTGCAAATACAGGAAATTATATTACTGTAAAATCTCCAATGATAGGAACTTTCTATCGCTCTGCCAACCCAGAAACTCCTGCATTCGTAAATGTAGGCGATTCTATCAAAGAAGGAGAAACAATTTGTATCATTGAAGCAATGAAATTATTTAATGAAATTGAGTCTGATGTTTCAGGTAAGATTGTAAAAGTATTGGTAGAAAATGCTACCCCAGTAGAATATGACCAGCCTTTATTCTTAATTGAACCAAATTAATTTTAAATGATGAATGATAAATTGTGAATGATGAATGAATGAAAATACTTTTTTATCATTGAATCATTAATTTATAATTAACCATTTAAAACTTAACATTAGTAAAGAATTCATTTTATTTTTTCATTCACAAAAGTTTTTAGTAATTCAAAAGTTATTTTGTTGTTATTCATTTAGTATTGAATTAACTGGTAACTGGTTACTGATAACTGATAACTGATTAACGTTTGAAACTTTTTAACAAAATATTAATTGCCAATAGAGGAGAAATTGCCCTTCGCATTATCCGAACTTGTAAAGAATTAGGAATCAAAACAGTTGCCGTTTATTCGGTTGCTGATAAAGAAAGTTTGCATGTTCGTTTTGCCGATGAAGCTGTTTGTATTGGGGCTGCTCAAGGTAAAGATTCTTATCTCAAAATTCCTCATATAATTGCTGCTGCCGAAATTACAAATGCAGATGCCATTCATCCAGGTTATGGTTTTTTATCTGAAAATGCTGAATTTTCAGCTATTTGTGCCGAACACGATATAAAATTTATCGGTGCAAGTGCAGAGATGATAAACAAAATGGGCGATAAAGCAACAGCAAAAGCAACTGTAAAATCTGCTGGCGTTCCTACTGTCCCTGGTTCTGAAGGGCTTTTAGAATCTGTCGAACAAGGAATAAAAGAAGCCAAAGAAGTAGGCTATCCTGTCATCATAAAAGCTACTGCTGGTGGTGGTGGAAAAGGAATGCGTATCATCAACGAAGAAGCTGATTTTCAAAAAGCATGGGATTCTGCCACTCAAGAAGCTATTGCCTCTTTTGGAAATGGTGCTATGTATTTAGAAAAATTCGTAGTAGAACCAAAACACGTAGAGATACAAATTTTTGGAGATGGAAAAGGCGATGCTTGTCATTTGTCGGAAAGAGATTGTTCTATCCAACGCCGTCATCAAAAATTAGTTGAAGAAACTCCTTCGCCTATCATGACACAAGAATTGCGTGATGAAATGGGAGATGCTGCCGTAGCAATTGCAAAGGCAATCAATTATGAAGGTGCAGGAACAGTAGAGTTTTTGGTAGATAAATACAAAAAATTCTATTTTATGGAAATGAATACTCGTATCCAAGTAGAACACCCTATTACTGAAGAAGTTACAAGTTTTGACTTGGTAAAAGAACAAATAAAACTTGCTGCTGGAATGCCTCTTTCGGGTAGAAATTATTATCCAAAAGCATTTAGTATTGAATGTAGAATCAATGCTGAAGACCCTACAAAAAATTTCCGTCCTTCACCTGGAAAAATCACACATTTGCATATTCCAGGAGGTCATGGCATTCGTGTAGATTCTCATGTTTACGCTGGCTATATTATTCCTCCTTACTATGATTCAATGATTGCAAAACTTATTTCTGTTGGTCAAACAAGAGAAGAAGCTATTGTAAGAATGAAACGAGCTTTAGAAGAATTTGTAATTGAAGGAATCAAAACAACAATTCCATTCCATTTGAAATTAATGGATGACCCAAAATTTTTAGAAGGAGATTTTACAACCAAATTCTTAGAAACTTTTGATTTTGATTCTATTGAAGGATAATAAATTTAGAATTCAGATTTGAAATTCAAATACTAAAAAACCTTAATTGATATATTTCAGTTAAGGTCTTTTTTTATAAAATAGCTAACCCCACTTCAATCGCTTTTTCTAACTCTTCTTTACTTGAGTTTATCTTTCCAACTACTTTTAATCCATTATAAAATACAAACAAAAAAGCAGCAATTGATTCTATATCTTTTTGAGGAGAAACTTCACCATTTTCTACGCCTTTTTTCAAAAACTCTAGAAAAAAACCTTCAAATTCTTCTTTGTTTTGAGTAGCAATTTCTAAGATATTATCACTATTGGGAATGAGTTCTGTTATACAATTAATAACAAAACAACCATTTTCTTGAGTTTCTTTTTTGCCTGTAATAGCAAGTAAAAATAAGTTTTTTAATCCTTCTTTTACAGAAGATTGATTATTCAAAAAAGATTGCACCTCTTCTTTACTTTGATTTCTATAATTCTCTAAAGCTTTATTAAATAATTCTTCTTTTCCTCCAAAAGTATCATATAAACTTGCTCTATTTATTTTCAAATGATTAACCAAATCTTGAATGGAAGTAGCATGAAAACCTTGTTTCCAAAACAAATTTGTTGCTTTAGTTAATATTTCTCGTTCTTCAAATTGTTTTTTTCGTGCCATAATTTATTGATTCCATCTATTCTATATAAAAAAAGCTCCTATATCAATTATTGAATATAGGAACTCTGAAGGTAAGTAAAAGTTTTTTTCAAATTCCTACTGTATAGGAAAAGGCAAGCCGTTTTCCCTACTTTAGTATATTGACTTTATTCAGTTGGAATAATACTCAAAAGTTGCAAATTTTCTGGGTCTTGATAATTATATTGATACAAACCATCTTTTCCTATCATCATCAAAATATCATTGTGAGCAATTACATCATAACCATTTATTGAAGTATCTGCTCCAATTTGTTGTACATTCAATGGATTAGTAACATTCAAAACCTTCAAACCTGCATCTCCATCACATACAAAAAGTGTCTTATTATTAGTTTGTGAAGCTACTCCCAAACCATACGGATTTGTCATAGATTTTGTATTAATTAAAAATGGGTTTTCTAAATCAGAAATATCTATTAAATGTAATTCATTTAATCCATCTCTACAATTTGTGCCATTGCGAAGAGTTACATACGCTGTATTTTCAGAAACCACAACAGGGTCGCAACTTGTAATATGTTCGTAAGTAGAAATAAATCTTGGTTCGCTAGGTGCATCCAAATTATAAATGTGCATTCCTCTTTGAGAACCAATAAATAAATTATTGTTGTATGGAAATAATGTTTCGATTCCCCACCCTAATTCTATTTTACTTTTAGCTTCAGGAAAAATTGGATTTATAATAGAATAAGGCTTTAGATTATCTCCATTAAGTGTATAAAGATGGTTTTGAGTAATCGTAAAACGAGCCATTGAACCACTAATACCAGTACTTGGATTTCCATTTCCTTGATGAGTTCCCAAACCATCTTCATACATAATATCTTCTTCATCACAGTTTCCAGTAACTACAATTTCTGTCTGTTTCCAATCCACAACAATTCCATAGTTAGGATCTGCATAACCATTATTTCCAAAAATCTGCTTGTTGAATGTATTATCTATGCGCTGAATAAGTTGAGGATTTGTAACAACAGTTAAGTCAATTACTAATAAATCTGTATAACTATCAGCATATAAAATATTTCCAGAAATAGCCATATCAACATTACCAACAATATTTAAAAAACCAACTTGAACAGGGGCAGCAGGATTTGAATTATTAATAATATGAATTCCCTTATTAAGCTCATTAATAAATAAATATCTATTGTAAAAGTAAATCTTACCTACTTTTTCTAAAGGGCGAGGATTTTCAAGCTCCACAGGAACACTACGAAATTCATCATAACTCATGAAAATAGGTTCGTACGAGATATAAGAGTAATTACAATCATCTTGTTCACAGCTAGATAACAGGAAAATAGAAATAATAGCTAGAGAATAAGATAAACCAGAAATAGGGAAAAGGCGAAGTAAAGAATCTAAAGTAAATTTGCGATACATAACTTTATAGAAAAGTGTAATAAATGAATTAGTAATATTTTAGTATATTTTTATTAGAATTTGGGGAAACTCTGAAGGGCTAAAAGAAAATTCTATTGAATCTATGCTTTCTACTTCTCTTATACGCAAGTTTTTATCAAAATGCTGCATTAAGTCGTTGCACAAAATTAATGCAACTTATTTGTTGGTGTAACAACTTCATAATCAACGTTTTAACAACTACCAATTATTCATTTTAAATTGTCCATTTACTTAGTAAAGCAAATTAATCAATTTATTGAGCAATAAAATTGTGTTTTTTTTATTAATGAATCCTAAATCAACACAAAAACGAAACCTTATTTTGGAACGAACGTTCTAAAAACTATCTAACAAAGAAATTTACATTTAATTTATTCAAAAAATAATAGTTTTATGAGCAATTCATTAGCAGGAAAAATCGCAGTCATTACAGGTGGAAATAGTGGAATTGGTTATGCCACAGCAGAAGAATTTCTGAAACAAGGTGCAAAAGTAGTCATTACAGGCAGAAATGCTGAAAAAGTAGAAAAAGCAGCTAAAGAATTAGGAGTAGATGGGATTGTAGCTGACCAAGCAAATCTTTCTCATTTGGATTCTTTAGTAGAAAAAGTGACAGAATTACATGGAAAAATAGATATTTTATTTGTCAATGCAGGTATTTTTATTCCTACTTATTTAGGACAAATTACAGAAGAAGCATATACAAAACAAATGGATATTAACTTTAAAGGAGCTGCTTTTACGCTTCAAAAGTTTTTGCCTATTCTGAATGAAGGAGCATCAGTAATCAATCTTTCATCTGTAAATGCCTATACAGCAATGCCTTCAACTATTATTTATGCTGCCACAAAAGCAGCTTTAAATTCTTTCACTAGAACAGCAGCAGCAGAATTAGCACCAAAAAATATTCGTGTTAATGTTGTCAATCCAGGTGTTACTGAAACTCCTATCTTTAGCAAAACAGGAATGAATGATGAACAAGTAGCAGGTTTCAAGGCTGCAACTGTAAACGGTATTCCTTTAAAAAGAATTGGTACACCAGAAGGAGTAGCCAAATTAGTTAGCTTTTTAGCTTCTGATGATGCTTCTTATATCACAGGTTCAGAATATAATGTTGATGGTGGAATGACGCTTATTGGAGCTTAAAAAATAATAGTTTTACCTATCTTAAAAAGGCTTGCTAATTTCATTTTGATAAACTTTAGCAAGCCTTATTATCTATAAAAAATTATTCTTCCACTTCCATTGCTTCAATACGCTTTCTAAGTGTTGTATTTTCAGCACGTTCCATTATACTAAAGTATTGCATTCCAATGGAATAGACAAATAAAGGAACAATAATAAATGTTATTGTGAAAAAACTAGCAAAATAAAATACTTGTACTATTTTTAATACAAATGTTTCTCCTTCTAAAAAGTGCATCTCCAAAACTCCTATAAAAAAGCCACTTAAAGTAGAATTGAGTAAGATAAAATAAACAGAACCTACCAGAAGAGAAATAAAAAGCATCATAAAACTATCTATTGGCTGAAAGAAAAATAATTTTAATGCTCTAGCAAAGGCTTTGAAAGGGTTGTTTGTATATATAGTCCAAGCATACAACCAAAATAACAATAATGGAACAACCAATAAAGCAACCAAAATCAAAAAAGGATTATAAAAAACAATTGCTTTTATAATAAGAACCACAAAAAGAGATTTGTAAGCATTTTTGAATAAAAAATTACTAAAATTTACAACTGACCAGTCTATTTTTCTAACTTCTTGATTTACAGTTTCAGAGAAAAAATAATATGGAGTTGTTAGTGCAACTGCCCAAATAATTGCATGAGCAATCATGAAAGGAATATTTGAAGTATAATTTCCTGTAACAATCAACAAATAATATTCTTCTAATTTATATTCAATATCATTAGGAAAGTCAAAATTTGAAATATCCTTAAAGACTAAAAGATACATTACCATAGATAAAGGAAATACTAAAGTAGCACAAATAGTTAGGATAGGAACAAAATGCTTTCTATGAATCATCATTGATTCTGTTAAAATATTTCCTAGATTTCGTATCTGAAAAAGTTCAAAATCACTATCTTCACTTGTTTCTGGCAACTTCTGAACAGGTAATTTGATTTTCTTAGTCTTTACCAAAATATATGGATAAACAACAAAATAGCCCACCATAAAAAGAAAAGAAACTAAAATAAGTGTGCCACGAATAATCAAAGGCATATCTGTATAACGAGTAAGAAAACTCTCAATAAACCCAGCCAAAATAATTACAGGAACAAGCCCTACCATTACTTTCATTCCACGCCTTGCACTAATCTGAAAGGATTCTAAACGGCTCAATGTTTTAGGAAATAAAAGTCCTTTTCCCATTGTAATTCCTGCTGCTGAAGCCACAATAATAGCCGAAATCTCAAGAGTTCCGTGTAACCAAATTGCAAAAAGAGAATCTATTAAAACATCCTTTGAATAGAAAAAATATTGAAATGAGCCTACCATTATTCCATTATAAACAGAAACAAAAAGAGTTCCGACACAGAAAAAAGCACCCATCACAAAACTCATCAAAGCTACCCTCAAATTATTAAAAGTAATTTTGAAAAACATTGTTATTTCATCACTCCCTTTATAAACAGCCATTGGGTCACCATTGGCGATATTTTCTTCTGTCATCTGTACATACTCTTCTCCCAAGATAACATTTACAAAATCGGGGTATTGCACAGTAGAAAAAACACCAATAAGCAAAGCACCAAAAAAAATAAGAAAAGCAAGTAATAAATCTTTTCGAATCATGTACATGGTTGCTGGCAAATCTGTTGTCCAAAAATCTAATAATTTTTGCCATTTTACACGTTTGTTTTTATAGACATCTCTAAATATTTGCTGTGCAATTCCGTTGAGATACAAACGCACCGAACGATTAGCATAAAAAGTACGTGCATAAGAAAGATCATCTGTAATTTCGACAAAAGATTCACTAAGTTTGTCAGGATTACGTTTTTTTTCTTTGAGTAACTGCTCAAAGTCTTCCCATTTTGCTTTATTTTGTTCTATAAAAGTATTTTCTCTCATTGTTTTTAGTTAAGTCTAAAATCTTACAAAAACGATTTTATTTTTTAGCTTTCATTTTTAACTTGAAAGCACAAAATAGAAATTAATTTACTAATTTGTACATTATACGTTTTAAAAATTTTATTAATCACTAATAATTAGATAATTAATCTTCATTTTGTAAATATATGAAAACCATTTCTATTCGCACCAGTCAAAATGTAACTATTGAATACGAATTACCCTCTACCTTTCAGCGTATTATTGCTTGGTTTATAGATTTAGCTATTCTTATTCTTGCTAATTCAGTTTTAGCTCTTTTGTTTGTTTGGCTAGTTTCTATTTTAGGCTTACCTGATTTAGTACAAACTGTTTTTAATTTTCTTGTTCTTGTCCCTTTGTGGTTTTTTTATTCTCTTTTTTGTGAAATTATTTTTAATGGACAAAGTATAGGCAAACGAGCAATGGGAATTCGTGTGGTCAAACTCAATGGTGATATTCCTTCTCTTTCCGATTATTTTATGCGATGGGCATTCCGAATGGTTGATATTATGTTTTCTTTTGGTTCTTTGGCTACTCTTCTGGTAACAGGAACAGAAAAAGGACAGCGTTTGGGAGATATTTTGGCAGGAACAACAGTCATTAAAGTAAAATCTACTCAGCATGTAAATATGAAAGAACTTCTCAATATTCGTTCGTTTAAAAATTATGAACCTACGTATGAGCAAGTTACTGTTTTTTCAGAAGAAGAAATGTTATCTATCAAAACTATTCTTAATCGTGCTAGTCGTTTTCCAAAACAAAAAAATACTTATCAGTTACTTCAAAAAACAGCTACTTTAGCAGCGAAAAAACTAGATATTTCTCAAGAAAAATTTACAGGTCCACAACAAACAAAACAGTTTTTGCACACCGTTTTACAAGATTATATTGTTTTGACTAGGTAGTTTTGTTGCAGGAAATGGAGAATTATAAATTCTTTTTTAATCTACTAAGCAAATTTTTATAACTCCTTCAATTCTAAAAAAATAGAATTGAAGGTTTTTTTATACTCATTATTTTAATAAAATTAGTCATTTTATTGACTTTCAAGCATTTACACAAATTGCTCAAATTTTTAGTTTATTTTTCATCGAAGTATTGGAAATGTTGAGTTTGTTGCTTAACTTTGCTAAAAATAATAGCACAATTAAACAAAAGCTAAAAACAATTGAAATAAATTAGAATTTAATTTTGATTTATCAATTTAATTACAAATATAATTAGCAATAGTGTTATTTATTTTCACACACTAAAGTGTATGATACATTTTACTCATTCTAAAGAATGAGCTACATAAGCAACAAATACGATGAAAAATAAATTTACAAAAGACTTCTTACCTATTTCAATTAGTTTGGAAAAGATAAGAAATCATAGACATATAGAAATTCCTATCAAATTATTGGTAGGAAAAAGGTATTTTGAGTATAACGTTTCTTTCGTTATTCAAAATTACATGCTTGTTGTTGTTTTATTTTTGGGAATAATTGCCCTTTATGGAAGTTGGGGAGATACACAGAACACTTATATTAAAAATTTGTGGGTTCAGATAGGACAAGAAACGCCCTTTGATTTTTTGGAAATAGAAAAAGAATCTTCTCAGTCTTTGTTGGCTTCTGCAAGTATTTTTCCTAGTTCTGATAATTCGCCTACAATGGAATTGATGAATCTTACCTCTTCTAACTCTAGTCTTAATTCTAATAAGACAGAAAAAAAAGATACCAAAAACGGTCTTCCTATTTTCGTTCATTCTGTGGCTGATTATGATAATTTGGCAAGCCTTACAAAGAGTGAAAATATGATGGAAGAATTTATGATTCAAAAGCAAATTTGCATTACAAAAGTTCTTATTAAAAACAAATCTTCTCGCCTAGACCAACTTAATGACAGTATTTTATTAATAGTGAACAGAGATATTAGTCGGATGTTTATGCAAATGGTTTTGAAAAATCTTGATGTACCTGCTCATGTTTTAGATTATTTTGCTGATACAATTCATCTTCGTAAAATAGAAACAGCACTTATGGAACAAGTAAAATATAATGTTCCTGTTTCGATAAAACTGGCTCAATCTGCATTAGAAACAGCTTATGGCTCACGAGTAATTCATAATAATTATTTTGGTATAAAAGACAAAAAGAAACAAGGGAATAAAATTATCACAACTGAATATTTTACAGCCGAAGAAGCCTCCATGAATCAAGATATTATTCTTACCCAAAAGCCATTTATCAAAAAAGGAAATGTTTTGTACGAATGTAAAGTACAAGATTATTTTACACAATATGGAAGTGCATGGCAATCTTTTAGAGGACATTCTGAATTTTTATCCACTAATAAAAGATATGCACCACTTTTCACAAAAGGAAAAAATTATGAAGATTGGGCAGACAGAATTGGCTCAGAAAGAACTGGAGGAGTAGGTTATGCAACTTCGCCACTCTATGGAGAACTTTTAAAAAAAATTATAAAAAGGTATCAATTACACCTTTTAGACCATTGAACCAGTTTAGAGTTAAGAATTTAGAAGTGAATGCAAATTCAAAAAGGTAAAAATAAATCCTAATGAGAATTTGTAATTGTATTCATTCTAAAATCTAAATTGGTATCTAAAGACAACCGAGTGATCGGGTTTTGGAAGATAGCTGAAAAAAAGCGATACAGTTTGTATCGCTCTTTTTGTTTTATGATTTTTGACTAAAATTAAGCCTTTGCCATTTTTTCTGCATCTTTCAAGACACGACGCAAAATTTTTCCTACATTTGATTTAGGAAGTTCTTCTCTAAATTCATAATATTTTGGTACTTTATAAGCTGTCATGTTTTCTTTACAGTATTTTTTGATTTCTTCTTCTGTAAGTGAGTCGTCTTTTTTGATAATAAATACTTTTACAGCTTCTCCAGACTTTTCATTCTCAATTCCAATTGCTGCCACTTCCATTACCTTGGGATACATTCCGATAATATCTTCAACTTCATTTGGATAAACATTAAAGCCAGAAACCAAAATCATATCTTTCTTTCTATCCACAATTTTGAGAAAACCATCTTCTTGCAAAATAGCTACATCACCCGTTTTGAGCCAACCCTCAGAATCCAAACAATTTAAAGTTTCATTAGGTTTTTTCCAATAACCTTTCATTACTTGAGGACCTTTTACACATAATTCACCTGCATTATTAAACCCTTCTATTTCATTTCCTTCATCATCAATTAATTTAATTTCTGTACTAGGAAGAGGCATTCCGATTGTTCCAATTTGTACGCCTCCAATAACAGGATTACAACTCACAACAGGCGAACATTCTGTAAG contains:
- a CDS encoding stage II sporulation protein M — encoded protein: MRENTFIEQNKAKWEDFEQLLKEKKRNPDKLSESFVEITDDLSYARTFYANRSVRLYLNGIAQQIFRDVYKNKRVKWQKLLDFWTTDLPATMYMIRKDLLLAFLIFFGALLIGVFSTVQYPDFVNVILGEEYVQMTEENIANGDPMAVYKGSDEITMFFKITFNNLRVALMSFVMGAFFCVGTLFVSVYNGIMVGSFQYFFYSKDVLIDSLFAIWLHGTLEISAIIVASAAGITMGKGLLFPKTLSRLESFQISARRGMKVMVGLVPVIILAGFIESFLTRYTDMPLIIRGTLILVSFLFMVGYFVVYPYILVKTKKIKLPVQKLPETSEDSDFELFQIRNLGNILTESMMIHRKHFVPILTICATLVFPLSMVMYLLVFKDISNFDFPNDIEYKLEEYYLLIVTGNYTSNIPFMIAHAIIWAVALTTPYYFFSETVNQEVRKIDWSVVNFSNFLFKNAYKSLFVVLIIKAIVFYNPFLILVALLVVPLLLFWLYAWTIYTNNPFKAFARALKLFFFQPIDSFMMLFISLLVGSVYFILLNSTLSGFFIGVLEMHFLEGETFVLKIVQVFYFASFFTITFIIVPLFVYSIGMQYFSIMERAENTTLRKRIEAMEVEE
- a CDS encoding RDD family protein, producing the protein MKTISIRTSQNVTIEYELPSTFQRIIAWFIDLAILILANSVLALLFVWLVSILGLPDLVQTVFNFLVLVPLWFFYSLFCEIIFNGQSIGKRAMGIRVVKLNGDIPSLSDYFMRWAFRMVDIMFSFGSLATLLVTGTEKGQRLGDILAGTTVIKVKSTQHVNMKELLNIRSFKNYEPTYEQVTVFSEEEMLSIKTILNRASRFPKQKNTYQLLQKTATLAAKKLDISQEKFTGPQQTKQFLHTVLQDYIVLTR
- a CDS encoding glycoside hydrolase family 73 protein gives rise to the protein MKNKFTKDFLPISISLEKIRNHRHIEIPIKLLVGKRYFEYNVSFVIQNYMLVVVLFLGIIALYGSWGDTQNTYIKNLWVQIGQETPFDFLEIEKESSQSLLASASIFPSSDNSPTMELMNLTSSNSSLNSNKTEKKDTKNGLPIFVHSVADYDNLASLTKSENMMEEFMIQKQICITKVLIKNKSSRLDQLNDSILLIVNRDISRMFMQMVLKNLDVPAHVLDYFADTIHLRKIETALMEQVKYNVPVSIKLAQSALETAYGSRVIHNNYFGIKDKKKQGNKIITTEYFTAEEASMNQDIILTQKPFIKKGNVLYECKVQDYFTQYGSAWQSFRGHSEFLSTNKRYAPLFTKGKNYEDWADRIGSERTGGVGYATSPLYGELLKKIIKRYQLHLLDH